In Synechococcus sp. KORDI-100, a single window of DNA contains:
- a CDS encoding transketolase family protein: MKELVQESSDVCLLSGDIGNRMFDRYKEVAPTRFLNCGIAEANMMSMAAGMALSGLRPVVYTITPFTTTRCLEQIRTGVAYHEAPVVIVGTGSGLSYAELGATHHSLEDLAILRSIPNLQVCAPADSLELEAQLRQAITEGQPTYIRIGKKGEPDLLAEHAPLGIGKANLLKQGNKILLLGIGPILSEALQASTLLEQKGIQLAIASMGSIKPLDHQFLHQCVTAGYSHWISLEEHHQTGGLGSALLEWLSEQQINTIEIKRMGIGDHFVHQLGDQNYVRESEGLNASAIANLVQSL; the protein is encoded by the coding sequence ATGAAAGAACTCGTCCAAGAAAGCAGCGATGTTTGCCTGCTCTCGGGTGATATCGGCAACCGGATGTTTGATCGCTACAAGGAGGTGGCGCCAACACGCTTCCTCAATTGCGGGATCGCAGAAGCGAACATGATGAGCATGGCCGCTGGCATGGCGCTGAGCGGCCTACGGCCTGTGGTGTACACCATCACCCCGTTCACCACCACCCGCTGTCTGGAGCAGATCCGCACGGGTGTGGCCTACCACGAGGCACCCGTGGTGATCGTGGGAACCGGCTCAGGCCTGTCGTATGCCGAACTCGGTGCTACCCATCATTCCCTCGAAGATCTAGCCATCCTGCGCAGCATTCCCAACCTACAGGTCTGTGCACCAGCTGATTCACTGGAGCTAGAGGCTCAATTACGCCAAGCTATTACCGAGGGCCAACCCACCTACATCCGCATCGGGAAGAAAGGAGAACCTGATCTACTTGCTGAGCATGCACCTCTGGGGATCGGCAAGGCAAATCTCCTGAAGCAAGGCAATAAAATTCTGCTACTCGGCATCGGTCCGATTCTTTCAGAAGCCCTGCAAGCCAGCACCTTGCTGGAGCAGAAAGGCATCCAACTGGCCATCGCCAGCATGGGCAGCATCAAACCATTGGATCACCAATTCCTGCATCAGTGTGTGACTGCGGGCTACAGCCATTGGATCAGCCTGGAAGAGCACCATCAAACCGGCGGACTGGGTTCAGCACTGCTGGAGTGGCTCTCTGAGCAGCAAATAAACACCATTGAAATCAAACGCATGGGTATTGGCGATCACTTTGTGCATCAGCTGGGAGATCAGAACTATGTACGCGAAAGTGAGGGTCTGAATGCCTCTGCCATTGCCAACCTGGTGCAATCGCTATGA
- a CDS encoding transketolase, producing the protein MATTAPESTAALNRIALTIRRRTIETSARARIPHLGSCLSCVELLTTLYWQELRIDPQEPEAPNRDRFVLSKGHGAPVLFQVLAERGFFEIERLAEFGKPGSVFHEHPPKPGYIPGVEAATGSLGHGLPMAIGMAIAQRIQGIDSRCYALLSDGECNEGSIWEAAMLAAGQHVHNLTAIVDYNKWQATDRSQEVMALEPLAAKWEAFGWYAQEIDGHDLAAIGQALAAARTETSKPSVIVAHTIKGKGVSFMEDDNNWHYRTPNPDELAAALAELQEVQL; encoded by the coding sequence ATGGCCACCACAGCTCCTGAGTCCACTGCGGCGCTGAACCGGATAGCCCTCACCATCCGGCGACGCACAATTGAAACCTCAGCCCGTGCCCGTATTCCCCATCTGGGCTCTTGCCTCTCCTGTGTTGAATTACTCACAACGCTCTATTGGCAAGAACTGCGCATTGACCCCCAGGAGCCTGAAGCCCCAAATCGTGACCGCTTTGTGCTGAGCAAAGGCCATGGAGCACCCGTGCTGTTCCAGGTGCTGGCGGAACGGGGTTTTTTTGAAATTGAGCGCCTGGCTGAATTTGGAAAACCTGGGAGTGTGTTTCATGAGCACCCCCCCAAACCTGGCTACATCCCAGGCGTGGAGGCAGCCACCGGTTCTCTGGGTCACGGTCTACCGATGGCCATTGGCATGGCAATTGCCCAACGCATCCAAGGCATCGACAGCCGTTGCTACGCCCTGTTGAGTGATGGGGAATGCAATGAAGGCAGCATTTGGGAAGCTGCCATGCTTGCGGCAGGCCAGCACGTCCATAACCTCACAGCCATTGTGGATTACAACAAGTGGCAGGCCACAGACCGCAGCCAAGAGGTGATGGCCCTTGAACCGTTAGCGGCCAAATGGGAAGCCTTCGGCTGGTATGCCCAGGAGATTGATGGCCATGATTTAGCAGCGATTGGCCAGGCACTCGCTGCCGCACGAACAGAAACCAGCAAGCCCAGTGTGATCGTGGCCCACACAATTAAAGGCAAAGGGGTGTCATTCATGGAAGACGACAACAACTGGCATTACCGCACCCCCAACCCAGACGAGCTGGCTGCAGCACTGGCTGAGCTCCAGGAGGTGCAGCTTTGA
- a CDS encoding NAD(P)-dependent oxidoreductase: MKLLVTGGCGYKGSVLIPLLLADGHSVISIDTQWFGNALPEHPQLTNLKLDVRDTAAIPLDGVEAIIHLANIANDPAVELNPTLSWEVNVLAGQQLADRAVRASVKHFIFASSGSVYGVKDEPQVTEDLTLVPISVYNKTKMVAERVFLSYADQMQVHCIRPATVCGLSPRMRLDVSVNMLTYQGLKNGKITVFGGDQTRPNIHIKDMANVYLHFLAHPELPSGCYNAGFENLKILEIAQRVQQGTGAEIMVSESNDPRSYRQDSSKLLATGFQPQFSVQSAIDEITTAYRNSELPDGENCYTVKWMKHLQLEANR, encoded by the coding sequence ATGAAACTGCTCGTTACTGGTGGCTGCGGCTACAAGGGTTCCGTGCTGATCCCCCTGCTGCTGGCTGATGGTCACAGCGTGATCAGCATCGACACCCAGTGGTTTGGCAATGCCCTGCCGGAGCACCCCCAGCTCACCAACCTCAAGCTGGATGTGCGTGACACCGCTGCCATCCCGCTCGATGGCGTGGAGGCCATCATTCATCTGGCGAACATTGCCAATGATCCAGCGGTGGAGCTCAACCCCACCTTGAGTTGGGAGGTGAATGTGCTGGCAGGGCAGCAGCTAGCTGATCGAGCTGTTCGCGCTAGCGTAAAGCACTTCATCTTCGCCAGCTCCGGCAGTGTGTATGGCGTGAAGGATGAGCCCCAGGTCACCGAAGACCTCACCCTGGTACCGATCTCGGTTTACAACAAAACCAAGATGGTGGCGGAACGGGTGTTCCTCTCCTACGCAGATCAGATGCAGGTGCACTGCATCCGCCCAGCCACCGTGTGTGGTTTATCACCCCGCATGCGCCTGGATGTGAGCGTCAACATGCTCACTTACCAGGGACTCAAGAATGGAAAAATCACAGTGTTCGGCGGAGACCAAACCAGGCCCAACATCCATATTAAGGATATGGCCAATGTGTATCTCCACTTTCTCGCCCATCCAGAGCTGCCCTCCGGTTGCTACAACGCCGGTTTTGAAAATCTGAAAATCCTTGAGATTGCCCAACGGGTGCAGCAGGGCACTGGCGCCGAGATCATGGTGAGCGAATCCAACGACCCACGGTCCTACCGCCAAGATTCCAGCAAATTGCTGGCCACTGGTTTTCAGCCCCAATTCAGTGTTCAAAGCGCCATTGATGAGATCACCACTGCTTACAGAAATAGTGAACTTCCCGATGGAGAGAATTGCTACACGGTGAAATGGATGAAACATCTGCAACTGGAGGCCAACCGCTAA
- a CDS encoding NAD(P)-dependent oxidoreductase has translation MTKQKVLVIGSNSFSGSHFVAEALAAGHPVWGVSRSEEPNPVFLPYRWPQASGGTPLATAENFTFEAIDLNSQLDALLVLINRVQPELVVNFAAQGMVAESWLNPTHWYRTNVVAQVALHDALRQQPFLQKYVHVTTPEVYGSTDGGWIKEHNHFAPSTPYAVSRAACDLHLHSFHQAYGFPVVFTRAANVYGPGQQLYRIIPRTLLSARTGKPMQLHGGGHSMRAFIHIKDVVRATLQLASEGEPGSTWHLSTQESCSIKKLVEQICHLAGANFNELVQSSEERLGKDQSYLLESSAMRQVHGWSDQISLQQGLQETLAWVDANLPTLKTLPWSYQHKS, from the coding sequence ATGACAAAGCAAAAAGTCCTTGTCATCGGTTCCAACAGCTTCAGCGGCAGCCACTTTGTTGCTGAAGCCCTCGCCGCCGGCCATCCGGTATGGGGGGTGAGCCGCTCGGAAGAGCCCAATCCCGTTTTCCTTCCTTACCGCTGGCCGCAAGCAAGTGGAGGCACGCCCCTGGCCACTGCGGAGAATTTCACCTTTGAAGCCATTGATCTCAACAGCCAACTGGACGCCCTGTTGGTCTTAATCAATCGGGTGCAACCCGAGCTCGTGGTGAACTTCGCCGCCCAGGGCATGGTTGCCGAAAGCTGGCTCAATCCCACCCACTGGTACCGCACCAATGTGGTGGCCCAAGTGGCCCTGCACGATGCCCTGCGGCAGCAACCCTTTCTGCAGAAATACGTACATGTCACCACGCCTGAGGTTTATGGCAGCACCGATGGTGGCTGGATCAAAGAGCACAACCACTTCGCGCCCAGCACCCCTTATGCCGTAAGCCGGGCAGCCTGTGATCTGCACCTGCACAGCTTCCATCAGGCCTATGGGTTCCCGGTGGTGTTCACCCGCGCGGCCAATGTGTATGGCCCCGGCCAACAGCTCTATCGCATCATTCCCCGCACATTGCTGAGCGCCCGCACCGGTAAGCCCATGCAGCTCCATGGCGGCGGCCATTCCATGCGTGCCTTCATCCATATCAAGGATGTGGTGCGCGCCACCTTGCAGCTGGCCTCCGAAGGGGAACCGGGCAGCACATGGCACCTCTCCACCCAGGAGAGCTGCAGCATCAAGAAGCTGGTGGAGCAGATCTGCCACCTTGCTGGCGCCAACTTCAACGAACTGGTGCAGAGCAGCGAGGAACGCCTCGGCAAGGATCAGAGTTACCTGCTCGAGAGTTCAGCCATGCGCCAGGTGCATGGCTGGTCTGATCAAATCAGCCTGCAGCAGGGCCTTCAGGAGACACTGGCCTGGGTGGATGCCAATCTGCCCACCCTCAAGACCCTGCCCTGGAGTTACCAGCACAAGTCATGA
- a CDS encoding PfkB family carbohydrate kinase, whose translation MTYNLFTLSEVSASPKCILGFGHFNTIHPGHIRYLKHARNLGEEFIIALIGDSTEADYTFNQDERAEALNLLGIADKILLLEGDELDVAIKSLQPSILVLGNEYKNKPLIHETIDIIKRQGGEIQFHAGEIHYATADLLSASERELKQQRHELFRNACRRQNISVSQLSNSIDSWKQARLIVVGDTIVDQYAACEAIGMSAEAPVVVVRELEKKDFVGGAAVVAAHISALGAHCDLVSVVGNDANAETVTKTLSDQDIGNGIVQDPTRPTTFKKRYVVENQKLFRVSRLEDKNLDVKVEKEIIDKLEELACYADGIIISDFVYGVVTPNILKTVQKLSRKYNLLTFGDLQCSSQVGSVTRFKNFSLLCPNEREARFALQDKDSGLEQLSQSLLQITGSERLVMKLGPEGFIAYDRDPDGLVSNQAFPALSVNPLDVAGAGDSLLALFATALASGQAMMPSAALACCMAALAVETMGNTPISANALRSSLEEVLQP comes from the coding sequence ATGACATATAATCTTTTTACGCTGAGTGAAGTCTCTGCATCTCCAAAATGTATCCTAGGGTTCGGACATTTTAATACAATTCATCCGGGCCATATTCGGTATCTTAAACATGCTCGAAATCTAGGCGAAGAATTTATAATTGCACTAATTGGTGATAGTACTGAAGCAGATTATACATTTAACCAAGATGAACGGGCGGAAGCGCTGAATCTTCTTGGTATTGCTGACAAAATTCTTCTTCTTGAAGGCGATGAGTTAGATGTCGCTATTAAAAGTCTACAACCGTCTATTTTAGTTCTTGGCAATGAGTACAAAAATAAGCCTTTAATTCATGAAACGATTGATATTATAAAAAGGCAGGGTGGGGAAATTCAATTCCATGCGGGTGAGATTCATTACGCCACTGCAGATCTCCTTAGTGCATCAGAACGGGAACTTAAACAACAGAGACATGAGCTATTTCGAAATGCATGTCGGCGACAAAATATCAGTGTATCTCAACTATCTAATTCAATAGATTCATGGAAGCAAGCGAGATTGATTGTCGTTGGTGATACAATTGTCGACCAATATGCAGCATGTGAAGCTATAGGAATGAGTGCTGAAGCACCGGTTGTGGTAGTTCGTGAATTAGAGAAAAAAGATTTTGTTGGTGGAGCAGCTGTAGTGGCAGCTCATATCAGTGCTTTGGGTGCACATTGTGATTTAGTATCAGTTGTTGGCAATGACGCAAATGCCGAAACAGTCACTAAGACTCTTTCGGATCAAGACATAGGCAACGGGATAGTACAAGATCCAACACGACCAACAACTTTTAAAAAGAGATATGTTGTTGAAAACCAAAAACTTTTTCGCGTGAGTCGATTAGAGGACAAGAACCTAGATGTGAAGGTGGAAAAAGAAATCATTGATAAATTAGAAGAGCTTGCCTGTTATGCGGATGGTATAATTATCTCAGACTTTGTTTACGGCGTAGTCACCCCTAATATCTTAAAAACAGTGCAAAAATTGTCGAGAAAATATAATCTTCTAACGTTTGGAGACCTACAATGCAGCAGTCAAGTAGGTTCAGTGACACGGTTCAAAAATTTTTCTCTGCTCTGCCCTAATGAAAGAGAAGCCCGTTTTGCTTTACAAGATAAAGACAGCGGTCTCGAACAACTGAGCCAGAGCCTGCTTCAGATCACTGGAAGTGAACGCCTCGTAATGAAACTTGGTCCAGAAGGGTTTATTGCTTACGACCGTGACCCCGATGGCTTGGTTAGCAACCAAGCCTTTCCTGCCTTGTCCGTGAATCCTCTAGATGTAGCAGGAGCTGGTGATTCACTTTTAGCTCTATTCGCCACCGCACTCGCAAGTGGGCAGGCAATGATGCCTAGTGCAGCTTTGGCCTGCTGCATGGCGGCCCTTGCCGTTGAAACCATGGGCAACACGCCAATCAGCGCAAATGCTTTGCGTAGCAGCCTGGAGGAAGTTTTGCAGCCATGA
- a CDS encoding LIC12192 family sporadic carbohydrate cluster protein has protein sequence MKFARGYIASGEFRGNRAPQHIQNRIIKSYCDSLGLSFVLSRAEYALSAESQCQLWAALYEGFPHVVFFSVWQLPLSASIRSNVYSFCMTNNINLHFAVEGLILNDTTTAQEIENLILIDESLANMNHQEHLTYLKNHLS, from the coding sequence ATGAAATTTGCAAGAGGCTACATAGCCAGTGGAGAATTTCGAGGTAACAGAGCTCCGCAGCACATTCAGAATCGAATTATAAAAAGTTATTGTGACTCTCTAGGCTTATCTTTTGTTCTTTCTCGTGCTGAATATGCATTATCGGCAGAATCACAATGTCAACTTTGGGCTGCTCTATATGAAGGATTTCCTCATGTTGTATTTTTTAGTGTTTGGCAACTTCCTTTATCCGCGTCAATTAGGAGTAATGTTTACTCTTTTTGCATGACAAATAATATTAACCTTCATTTTGCTGTTGAAGGCTTAATATTGAACGACACTACAACAGCACAAGAAATTGAGAACCTCATCTTGATTGATGAGTCATTGGCAAACATGAACCATCAGGAACATCTTACTTATTTAAAAAATCACTTAAGCTAG
- a CDS encoding sporadic carbohydrate cluster 2OG-Fe(II) oxygenase: MDDFGLWDFRSDEEKALCSRFMSDGYVIEKANQKHLDIVKKFIYDAANEFIFKKKIAVNSKQYHLEEFHTFMDGPESNDLRLSVINNISRNIKFNHHYYLAAQKIIYQLCGNELAMQKRIGLSINFPHNKNDVLPMHADTWNGVSPYELNIWTPLVNCTNSMCLYILKKDTYLKLREDKSLLKLNTDDMYEKVKDNLTWITIKYGDVLAFDQSIPHGFALNQENSSHWSLNCRFKGLHTPYWDKKLGEYFMPITLKTCTRVGIDYKHPAN, encoded by the coding sequence ATGGATGATTTCGGCTTGTGGGACTTTAGGTCAGACGAGGAAAAGGCCTTATGTAGCAGATTTATGTCTGATGGATATGTAATTGAGAAAGCCAATCAAAAGCATCTTGATATCGTTAAGAAATTCATATATGACGCAGCCAATGAATTTATTTTTAAGAAAAAAATAGCCGTAAACTCAAAACAATATCATCTGGAAGAGTTCCACACATTCATGGATGGCCCTGAAAGCAACGATCTTCGGCTATCAGTAATTAATAATATTAGCAGAAACATTAAGTTTAATCATCATTATTATCTTGCAGCGCAAAAAATCATTTATCAACTCTGTGGAAACGAGCTTGCAATGCAAAAACGTATAGGATTATCGATTAATTTTCCTCACAACAAAAATGATGTTCTACCGATGCATGCAGATACTTGGAATGGAGTATCACCTTACGAGTTAAATATATGGACGCCACTGGTTAACTGTACCAACAGCATGTGTCTATATATATTGAAAAAAGACACCTACCTAAAACTTCGTGAAGATAAGAGTCTGCTAAAACTAAATACCGACGATATGTACGAAAAAGTAAAAGATAATCTTACGTGGATCACGATTAAATATGGTGACGTACTAGCCTTTGATCAATCTATACCTCATGGCTTTGCTTTGAACCAAGAAAATAGTTCCCACTGGTCACTTAACTGTAGGTTCAAGGGTCTTCATACGCCGTATTGGGACAAAAAACTAGGTGAGTATTTTATGCCGATTACTCTAAAAACTTGTACTAGAGTTGGTATCGATTACAAACATCCTGCAAACTAG
- a CDS encoding pyruvate kinase encodes MKIICTLGPACEAPEKLNDLKKAGVDIFRINMSHAALKDIQKYYEIGQKLGIKIALDTEGAQIRTNLCPDINDVNVKVGEIVLIGESTGLQDNKKLQSISLSPENVISKLMVGDVIRIDFNGLVVVLKEKVNKGYFCECISAGSAGKNKGVDILNREIELDDFTPKDISALKIANDLGIRDIFISFCKSVQAIQFARKIVNEATIVSKIESRASIHALHAICSESDGILIDRGDLSRELSILDIPFAQRGIIQTARKLDTPCYVATNVLESLIDGELPTRAELNDIVSTLEMGAAGIVLAAETAIGNKPILCAEIVRELMHKYTLSRSSLLFADLDRNEITDPTMKLWLNRNR; translated from the coding sequence GTGAAAATAATTTGCACTCTTGGACCAGCCTGTGAAGCACCGGAGAAGCTCAATGATTTAAAAAAAGCGGGTGTAGATATTTTTAGAATCAACATGTCTCACGCAGCGCTTAAAGATATACAAAAATACTATGAAATTGGCCAGAAACTTGGTATTAAGATAGCCCTTGACACAGAAGGGGCACAAATTAGAACTAATTTGTGCCCCGATATAAATGATGTTAATGTCAAAGTAGGAGAGATTGTATTAATTGGGGAATCAACAGGCCTTCAGGATAACAAAAAACTACAATCAATATCACTATCTCCAGAAAACGTCATCTCAAAGCTAATGGTTGGTGATGTAATAAGGATAGACTTCAATGGTCTAGTAGTAGTGCTTAAAGAAAAGGTAAATAAAGGATATTTTTGTGAGTGTATTTCAGCAGGATCTGCTGGCAAAAATAAAGGTGTTGATATTTTAAATCGTGAAATTGAGTTAGATGATTTTACGCCCAAAGATATAAGTGCACTAAAAATTGCAAATGATCTCGGAATTCGAGATATTTTTATATCTTTTTGCAAGTCAGTACAGGCAATACAATTTGCAAGAAAAATAGTTAACGAGGCAACTATAGTTAGCAAAATAGAAAGTCGAGCAAGTATTCATGCATTACACGCTATTTGTAGCGAGTCAGATGGCATTTTGATAGACAGGGGTGATTTGTCGAGAGAGCTGAGTATTTTAGATATACCTTTTGCGCAAAGAGGAATTATTCAAACAGCGAGGAAGCTTGATACTCCATGTTACGTCGCCACCAATGTGCTGGAAAGCTTAATAGATGGAGAACTTCCTACTAGAGCAGAACTCAATGACATAGTCAGTACACTTGAAATGGGTGCTGCTGGTATTGTTCTCGCAGCCGAGACTGCAATCGGCAATAAACCTATACTTTGCGCCGAAATCGTAAGAGAATTAATGCACAAATATACTTTGAGTAGATCATCTCTCTTGTTTGCTGATTTAGACAGAAATGAAATCACTGATCCGACCATGAAGCTTTGGCTGAACAGAAACAGATAA
- a CDS encoding sulfotransferase, with amino-acid sequence MKHQKFNMFALVVGPGAGSKYLHTLLDSHPEMYAIPGYCMMYFYPHYFDIYKSVRSNFDLINILLDRIPPIYDTRIMPGSETLDQLGEDGNEYMHVEKRYFLQKVLSYLPSSILDIASSADVLLALHKAHFDFFSTLIYNNKMPKNILYHIHCDAYLPFLMKDFPDSKIISMIRIPSVNISRRLRSSMLEADIVKLNALDYYFVKSSVISKISCYHFRALNYYAKVSTEIFFVDYQALVNDQINIVNSLLKQLGLHGFSDSCLTPTFAGKPHKLRFYEKHRNMTIETINSNSKSISSKPRLILDAIYSAKLEGHSIPFIIKFKYILETFMLRDYEKAELAQFFSLSSIFSYFNNISRVVALSPRQYDFLHGYFRFKWSTPQSYIKMVNFLNKPHLNSALSNFQKTNLILFYIAIYFVSCFAIFLSLFKRRYYQLMLLSLDPIQNGRLID; translated from the coding sequence ATGAAACATCAGAAATTTAATATGTTTGCTTTAGTTGTTGGTCCGGGAGCAGGAAGCAAATACCTTCATACATTACTTGATTCTCACCCCGAAATGTATGCAATACCAGGATATTGCATGATGTATTTTTACCCCCACTATTTCGATATTTACAAGTCTGTCAGGAGCAATTTTGATTTAATTAATATTCTCTTGGATCGGATTCCGCCAATCTACGATACAAGAATTATGCCTGGGAGTGAGACACTTGACCAATTAGGCGAAGATGGTAACGAATACATGCATGTTGAAAAAAGATATTTTTTACAAAAGGTACTATCTTATCTACCCTCTTCTATTTTAGATATTGCTTCATCAGCAGATGTTCTCTTGGCGCTACATAAGGCACATTTTGATTTTTTTTCAACGCTTATTTATAATAACAAGATGCCTAAAAATATTTTGTACCATATTCACTGTGATGCTTATCTTCCGTTCTTGATGAAAGATTTTCCTGATTCAAAAATTATATCTATGATACGAATACCCTCAGTAAATATTTCAAGAAGACTTCGCTCAAGCATGCTGGAAGCAGACATTGTCAAATTAAATGCCCTGGATTATTATTTTGTAAAATCATCTGTCATCTCTAAAATATCATGCTATCACTTTCGAGCTTTAAATTATTATGCAAAAGTAAGCACTGAAATATTTTTTGTAGATTACCAAGCGCTTGTGAATGACCAAATTAATATAGTCAATTCGCTGCTTAAACAATTAGGTTTACATGGCTTCTCTGATTCATGTCTCACTCCCACATTTGCTGGTAAGCCACATAAGCTCCGTTTCTATGAAAAACATCGTAATATGACAATTGAGACTATAAATTCAAATAGTAAGTCTATTTCTTCAAAACCACGACTCATTTTAGACGCCATATATTCAGCGAAACTAGAAGGCCACTCAATACCCTTCATTATCAAGTTTAAATATATCCTGGAAACTTTTATGCTTAGAGATTATGAGAAAGCTGAATTAGCTCAGTTCTTTTCTTTATCTTCAATTTTTAGTTACTTCAATAATATTTCTCGTGTTGTGGCTTTATCTCCTCGCCAGTATGATTTTCTCCATGGCTATTTTCGTTTCAAATGGTCTACTCCACAGTCTTATATTAAGATGGTTAATTTTTTGAATAAGCCACACTTAAACTCTGCCCTTTCAAATTTCCAAAAAACCAATTTAATCCTGTTTTATATTGCTATTTACTTTGTGTCATGTTTTGCAATTTTCCTATCTCTTTTTAAACGACGATACTATCAATTAATGCTACTATCGCTTGATCCAATTCAAAATGGTAGGCTAATCGACTAA
- a CDS encoding sugar nucleotide-binding protein, which produces MLVIGINGNVGKLISSHDDKGLFISASRSEDAIITLPDFEVDTLNRIFSTVDAESVCLLSAISSDKECNRNKELSQYVNTVIPLDVAKACKRANKRLIYISTDYVYSGEIHLAKESDSLKGLPITLYGRQKRKGEINVMDQSSSNSVLRIARVCSTKLNNNFYTNTLELIKKNKEIVAASDQYFSPLYAGDLYKVLDKLSAKAEGGIFNCGGPNHQTRVEYMHALKEIHKLNCKIKGCSRKELGIELDVPHDTSMNSAKLFQKLNIAQTQFENILYADKSEY; this is translated from the coding sequence ATGCTCGTCATTGGTATTAATGGAAATGTCGGGAAACTAATATCATCGCATGATGATAAAGGATTATTTATTAGCGCTTCCAGATCAGAAGATGCAATTATTACTTTGCCAGATTTTGAAGTTGACACACTTAATAGAATATTCTCAACGGTAGATGCAGAAAGTGTTTGCTTATTAAGCGCTATTTCTAGCGACAAAGAATGCAATAGAAACAAAGAGTTATCGCAGTATGTAAATACAGTCATTCCATTGGATGTCGCGAAAGCATGCAAACGGGCCAACAAAAGATTAATATATATCTCTACTGACTATGTATATAGTGGTGAGATTCATCTTGCAAAAGAGAGTGACTCGCTAAAGGGATTACCTATAACTTTGTATGGTAGACAGAAAAGAAAGGGTGAAATAAATGTAATGGATCAGTCTTCTAGCAATTCAGTTCTAAGAATAGCAAGAGTATGCTCAACAAAGTTGAACAACAATTTTTACACCAACACATTGGAGTTAATCAAGAAGAATAAGGAAATCGTGGCGGCATCTGATCAATATTTTTCGCCGCTTTACGCTGGTGATTTATACAAAGTTTTAGACAAATTGAGTGCCAAAGCTGAAGGAGGCATATTTAACTGTGGAGGACCAAACCATCAAACACGAGTGGAGTATATGCATGCACTTAAGGAAATACACAAACTTAATTGTAAAATAAAGGGCTGTAGTAGAAAAGAGCTCGGCATTGAATTAGATGTACCACATGACACATCGATGAATTCAGCGAAATTATTCCAAAAACTCAATATAGCTCAAACACAATTTGAAAATATACTTTATGCAGACAAAAGCGAATATTAG